The Chloroflexota bacterium genome segment CGGAGGCAATCGAACCTGCGCTACCGGAGGAAGCAGCCTGTGTGCCTCACGAGGATGGTGGGCGTGACCAGTCCCTGCTTCTGCTCGACTTCGAGGTGGTGCACTGGGGTGACCCGGCGTTCGACTTGGCTTTCTGCGTCAATCACCTGCTGATAAAGTCCATCGTCAACGCCCATGTTCAGCAGGATTACTTCCAAGCGGTTTCTGCACTATTGGCAGGCTATCGTGACGAATTGACGGGTGTTGACTGGACCGAGATGCAGGCCGAGACGCTGAGACAGCTTGGCTGTCTCATGCTGGCGCGCATCGACGGCAAGTCGCCGGTTGAGTACATTACGGACGAAGCAACCAAGGAGATCGTGCGACGCGTGAGCAGGTGTATCTTGCACGAACGGCCCGGTGTTGTTGACGACGTGTACACCTGCATTGCCGGGGAGATGGCGAACTAATGCAAGAAGAGCAGATGGATTCCCGCGAAAGCGGGAATGACGGAACCGGGCGCGGGAATGACGGAACCGAACCTGGAATAGGTAAAGCTAGCCCCGCGACGACGATAGCGCATGTGCATGCGAGGGAAGTGCTTGACTCGCGGGGTGTGCCCACTGTCGAAGTGGACGTAACCCTTGCGGGCGGCGCACGCGGTCGCGCCATTGTGCCCTCGGGCGCGTCGACGGGACGGCATGAGGCCCTGGAGTTTCGTGACGGCAATCCGGCACGCTATCAGGGCAAGGGCGTGCGCCATGCCGTGCGTCACGTAAACGAGGTGCTCGGTCCCGCCGTGGTCGGCGTTGAGGCCACACGGCAGCACGAGGTTGACTCGGTTCTGGTGGCTTCCGATGGTACGCCGAACCTGCGCCGCTTGGGCGGCAACGCGGTGCTCGGCGTCTCCTTGGCAGCGGCCCACGCGGCGGCGGAGAGTCTCGGCCTGCCGCTCTACCGCTATCTGGGAGGCAGTCTAGCCCGAGAGTTGCCGGTGCCGATGGTGAACATCCTCAGCGGCGGGCTGCACGCGCGCGGCGTCGTTGACTTTCAGGATTTTCTCCTTATTCCCATTGGCGCCCATAGCTTCAGCGACGCGCTGGTAATGGTGCGCAACGTCTACCACGCCATGTATGAATTGCTCACCGCGCGCGGGGCGAGCACGCTGGTGGCGGATGAGGGCGGCTTGACGCCGCCGGTGGGCGCGGGTGAGCCTACCGGCGGCGGGCTTCCAGCGAATGAGGCCGCCGTGCAGCTACTCGTGCGGGCGATCGAGAGGGCCGGCTATCGGCCCGGGGAAGACGCGGCAATTGGCCTCGACGTAGCGGCGACGCACTTCTACCACGAAGGCAAGTATCACCTGAGCGCGGAGAATCGGATACTCTCGAGCGCGGAGATGGTGGACCTGCTCGCGCGCTGGGTTGAAGCGTATCCGATTATCTCAATTGAAGACGGTCTGGCGGAAGACGATTGGTCCGGCTGGCAGGCGCTCACAACTCGCGTGGGCGGGCGGGCGCAACTCATCGGTGACGATCTCTTTGTCACCAACGTGCAGCGCCTGCAGCAGGGCATTGAGACCAACGCGGCGAATGCGGTGCTCGTCAAAGTGAATCAAGTCGGCACGCTGACCGCGGCCATGGCAACACTGAGGCTGGCGCGAACTCACGGATACTTGCCGGTGGTCTCCGCGCGTTCGGGGGAGACTGAAGATGCGACCATTGCCGACCTGGCGGTGGGCATGAACGCGGGCCAGATTAAGATTGGCTCTATTACGCGCTCGGAACGCCTGGCCAAGTACAACCAACTGCTGCGGATCGAGGAAGAACTATGGCCGCACGGCGTCTACCGCGGACGCGAGGTTTTTCGGCGGTTTCTCGGCGCACCTTTACTCTTGCCTTCGTGAGTCTGGGTATGCGCGCTCCACTTCGGCAAGAGTTCGAGTGGGCGAGCACAACGTGGAGGTAGCACGGTACGTGCGCAGAACAGTGCACGTTTAGTACAGTGCGCTTGCAGATCAGTGCACGTATTGTACGGTGCGTGTTCAATTCGGTGCGTAATTGGTACGGTGTGAATGTAGGGCAGCAGGTATTCCGTTCGCTTTGAGCCTGTCGAAAGGTGAGCGGAAAACCGCGATGGCATCCTACGTCTCATCTTCCTTATTCTGCACAACCCATACCGGGCTTGACCACGCTTGCACCACGCGCCCAGCCACGGGCTCCTTTTGCCGCAGCCGCACATAATAGAGCGCGTTCGCCACCGGCTGGGGATCATCCCAAGTAAAGGCGGCTTCCGCAGTTTCCGGCTCCCGACGGTAGACCACGTCGAAGCGCTGCGCGTCCAGGTCGCCACGCAGAATCTCGATCCAGGCAAGTTCTGCCGTGCCCACGGTCCAGACGCGCACGCTCACGCCGTTGCCGCTAGCGGTCTCCTGTCCCATGAAGACATCGTTTACCCACGCTTTTAAAATAATGCGCGCGCCGGTGGTGCCGTAGGTCTGGCGATTGTGGATGCTATCGAAGATGCTGCTGCGCGTGAGCGCGGGCGCCCACACCCCCGCGAGGCCGGTTTGGCGTCTGCCCGGCTGCGCCTGATGGTTGTCCGACGAACAGATCGTTCCCATGCGCTGTCCCGTGAGCCAGCCGTCCTGCACGTAGTGGGGGCCTACCGCCGAGTCGTTCAACGAGAAATCGCAGTGCTGGTAGGCCAGCGGATGCTCCGGATCGTAGTATTCGCAGAGGCCGTGACCGGAATAGACCTCGACGACGCGCCGGAAGGTATCGTTGGCGTATTGCCAGTCGATGTTCGGGCCGGTGCCGCCGGGCAGGTTGCTGGCCTTCGACGAAAAGCGCACGCCCGTGTGGTGGGGGATAGTCATCGCCTCGCCGGTAACGAGCTGCTGCCAGAGGTCTTGCACGGTGCCGTTGTGGCGGCCGATGCGCACGTCGCCGTCGTCGCGAAAGTAGACGTTGTGGTGCGCCCAGGGCGCGGGAAACGTGGCCTCGTAGCCGAGAATCGTTGCAAACCGGCCGGGATCGTACCAGTCCTGCGTGGCGAGCTGGATTTCTTGCCACATCTCGTCCGAAAGGCCCTCCACGTGGTCGGTGAGGGCGTAGAAGTCGAGGCGCGCCACGTCGCGTGCGTAATGAAATGGCAGGTCGCCGGTGGCGTCGAAACTGCGCCGGGCGTGGGAATGCAGATCACCCCAGAATACCTGTTCGTCCGGTAGTTCACTGGCACAAAGAATGGGATTAGATGTCGCCGCCAGAGTCCCGCCGCCGTTCGCTCTGGGCCTGCTCTTCTCCTCTTGTTCAGGCATTTCCTTTCCGTTCGCCCTGAGCTTGGCGAAGGGCAGGCCCTGACCGGTAAGCGCTGTCACCGTCAGCCGCAACACACCCGGCGCGGTTGGCGTAAACGGCACGACGCACGTACCGGTCTCCGGATTGAGCGTAACGGTATCAGGGTGCTCCGCGCGGCCTTCTGCGATTGAGACGGCAAATGAGACTTGCGCAGACGTGGCGGGGTTTTGCCAGGCGTCCAGCGCTACAACGTGGCAAGCCACTTCCGAGCCCACGCGTGCGTGAGAAGGAGCATACGCGGCGATTTCCACTGGTTCCGCCGCCTTGGTTACGATCAGTGGACTCTCTGCCACGGGAAGCAGGTTCCTGCTGCCCTCGCTGCCAGCAGGAATCACGGCAATGCGCACGGGCTCATGCCCATTGGGATGGAGCGCGGCGGTGAAGCCGGGGCTGCCGCCTCCGGTATCGCCATAGGTCACATCTATCCAGTCGCCGGCCCGCAGCATGCCTTGAGTCACGGTCACCTCTGTGTGGTACGCGCAGCGGTTGGGCGGACCCACAAGAGCGTCGCGGGTACGCTTCTCGTACTCGTCGGTGGAGCCATCGGGCACGGTGCAGCGAATCTCTACGTCCTCGCGGGAGGATCGGGCCGAGACGTAGTTGGGTTGTGTGGGATCGAGGCTGTGCACGCCTTTGGCAGAGTTGCGTTGCCAGGCGTGCCAGGTGTGGGGCAGCGCTACGGCAATGGTGTCGCCGGCGGCGAGCTCGCCTTCTTCGACCATGCAGCGTACGACCCACGTGCCGTACTCGCCGGCCGTGCCTACCGCTGGTGAGACTGATGCGCGTATGCAGGGTGTCATAATAGTGACCTTACTTCAGAATTGACCACTGTGATTATAGCCACATGTGGTCGTGCAGAGCGAGGTCGGTTACTCCGGTAGCGCAGGCCCTTCGACAGGCTCAGGACAGGTTTGTAACCTGCGGTCGATGGTGGGCGGCGCATGGCGTAGCGGCAAGCGGCGAAGAGGCGGCGTTGACAGGGTCTTGCGGATTCCGAATACTTGCGACAGTAAGCCCGCGTGTGCACGTCTTGCTCCGACAGGCGAGTCCAATAGAATCACAAGACTGCAAGGGGGACAGCTCTATGAATACATACGTTGTGCTGCTCACGATGACCAATGCGGAAGTTGACGATCTCGACACGCCGCTGGAGGAGGCCTTTGCCGACGGCGCGCCCGCAACCCGTGCGACCATCGAGCGCCACGGCGGCAAACTGATAGAGGTATACCTGACAATGGGGCAATACGATGGCGTGCTGATCACCGAATTTCCCGATGACGTCTCCTGCGCGCGGGCCATGCTCGCGCTGCGCAACTCCGGCGGCGCAACCGAGACCATGCGCGCCTTTCCGGAAAGCCAATGGCCGGAGATCGCCGGAGGCACGTAGGTCCATCGTGAATGGTAGAGAGCACCGGTAACTTGCCCAGCTATCCGTTCTGGCATAAGACGCGGGTCGGCCTTGCGCGAAGAGTCCTTTACTTGCTTTCACGTACAGGGTGGGTACGCAGACCAATGTTGTCGCATTAGACAAAGTGGCGCAGAGCACCGCGCCTCATATCCTCGATAGCGCAGGCCCTTCGACAGGCTCTGCCGAAGGGCCCGTCCTGAGCCTGTCGAAGTGCTCAGAACAGGTTTGTAACCCCGTATCGAATACGGTGCAGGCTCTGCGCCGCTGTAGGGTCAACCTATCTGCAGTGGCTCCCTCATGAGAGATTGCAGCCGGAGATTGCGCTCTGTGCTCCCACTCAGGCGGGGGACAAGCCCCCGCGCTACTTTATTGCGACACGATTGGTCCGCGGACATACCTTCTTTGCTTTGATCTGTGCTCTATTCGGCATGTGCTGTGGTGGAGTGGTATTCTTCTACTTACAGTCGGAATAAACTGAGCGCCATTCGTCGCAATCAGGGCTGAATTGGCCGGGCGATTGGCGGCGCGCCGGGAGACCGCCTGATGGTGCTTGGCAGCAGAGATGGCAGAGACCGTGCGGCGCAACAGTCTCGTACGCGCAGTGTGGGCCGCAAGTGAGGCATGCACCTCGCTTCGTGTAGTTACAAACGAGGAGAATAGACCGTATGAGTGACAGTGGCAACGTGGACATCAAACCGTTTAGTAAAGATATCACCGTGGGACCGAAGA includes the following:
- the eno gene encoding phosphopyruvate hydratase — encoded protein: MQEEQMDSRESGNDGTGRGNDGTEPGIGKASPATTIAHVHAREVLDSRGVPTVEVDVTLAGGARGRAIVPSGASTGRHEALEFRDGNPARYQGKGVRHAVRHVNEVLGPAVVGVEATRQHEVDSVLVASDGTPNLRRLGGNAVLGVSLAAAHAAAESLGLPLYRYLGGSLARELPVPMVNILSGGLHARGVVDFQDFLLIPIGAHSFSDALVMVRNVYHAMYELLTARGASTLVADEGGLTPPVGAGEPTGGGLPANEAAVQLLVRAIERAGYRPGEDAAIGLDVAATHFYHEGKYHLSAENRILSSAEMVDLLARWVEAYPIISIEDGLAEDDWSGWQALTTRVGGRAQLIGDDLFVTNVQRLQQGIETNAANAVLVKVNQVGTLTAAMATLRLARTHGYLPVVSARSGETEDATIADLAVGMNAGQIKIGSITRSERLAKYNQLLRIEEELWPHGVYRGREVFRRFLGAPLLLPS
- a CDS encoding DUF3604 domain-containing protein, with amino-acid sequence MTPCIRASVSPAVGTAGEYGTWVVRCMVEEGELAAGDTIAVALPHTWHAWQRNSAKGVHSLDPTQPNYVSARSSREDVEIRCTVPDGSTDEYEKRTRDALVGPPNRCAYHTEVTVTQGMLRAGDWIDVTYGDTGGGSPGFTAALHPNGHEPVRIAVIPAGSEGSRNLLPVAESPLIVTKAAEPVEIAAYAPSHARVGSEVACHVVALDAWQNPATSAQVSFAVSIAEGRAEHPDTVTLNPETGTCVVPFTPTAPGVLRLTVTALTGQGLPFAKLRANGKEMPEQEEKSRPRANGGGTLAATSNPILCASELPDEQVFWGDLHSHARRSFDATGDLPFHYARDVARLDFYALTDHVEGLSDEMWQEIQLATQDWYDPGRFATILGYEATFPAPWAHHNVYFRDDGDVRIGRHNGTVQDLWQQLVTGEAMTIPHHTGVRFSSKASNLPGGTGPNIDWQYANDTFRRVVEVYSGHGLCEYYDPEHPLAYQHCDFSLNDSAVGPHYVQDGWLTGQRMGTICSSDNHQAQPGRRQTGLAGVWAPALTRSSIFDSIHNRQTYGTTGARIILKAWVNDVFMGQETASGNGVSVRVWTVGTAELAWIEILRGDLDAQRFDVVYRREPETAEAAFTWDDPQPVANALYYVRLRQKEPVAGRVVQAWSSPVWVVQNKEDET
- a CDS encoding GYD domain-containing protein — its product is MNTYVVLLTMTNAEVDDLDTPLEEAFADGAPATRATIERHGGKLIEVYLTMGQYDGVLITEFPDDVSCARAMLALRNSGGATETMRAFPESQWPEIAGGT